One part of the Athene noctua chromosome Z, bAthNoc1.hap1.1, whole genome shotgun sequence genome encodes these proteins:
- the LOC141973786 gene encoding deoxyuridine 5'-triphosphate nucleotidohydrolase-like gives MTSSESGTGGGFLSNLTSATAGSAGVDVETAVDITIQDQKVHLVDSNVKGLLGFGLSALLTGKSSTTRQGIQVLLGVIDADYTGVIKIMVQTLTPPVFIPKGNRMAQLILFKDCSKYRGR, from the coding sequence ATGACAAGCTCAGAATCAGGGACAGGAGGTGGTTTCCTGTCCAATCTCACCTCTGCCACAGCAGGGAGTGCCGGAGTGGACGTGGAAACAGCAGTAGACATCACAATACAAGATCAGAAGGTCCACTTAGTGGACAGTAATGTGAAAGGGCTGTTAGGATTTGGATTAAGTGCTCTCTTAACTGGGAAATCATCAACAACTCGCCAAGGCATTCAAGTATTATTGGGAGTAATTGATGCGGATTATACTGGTGTTATTAAAATAATGGTTCAAACCCTAACCCCACCTGTGTTTATTCCCAAAGGCAACAGAATGGCCCAGCTTATACTGTTTAAAGACTGTTCCAAATATAGGGGAAGGTAA